The genomic interval TGCAACTCTATTACAAACTTCTTTTACAACTTCCATTTGGTGAGTTATCATCACTACTGTCAACGAAAATTTTTGTTGAATTTTCTTAATGAGCTCCAAAATAGATTTTGTTGTTTTAGGATCAAGAGCTGATGTAGCTTCATCAGATAATAAGATATCTGGATTATTTGCTAAGGCCCTAGCTATAGAAACTCTTTGCTTTTGCCCACCACTTAATTGACTAGGATAGTACTTAGCTTTATCAGATAATCCTACAATATCAAGAAGCATAGCTACTCTTTCTTTTATTTCATTTTTATTCCAATTTGCAATTTCTAATGCAAAAGCAACATTTTCTTCAACTGTTCTTGAAGAAAGTAAATTGAAGTGTTGGAATATCATTCCTATTTTTTTTCTTCTTTCCAATAATTGTTTTTTATTGAATTCTAAAACATTTTCTCCGTTAATAAAAATTTTTCCACTTGTAGGCTCTTCAAGTCTGTTAATAAGCCTTATTAGAGAAGATTTTCCAGCACCACTTAAACCTATAATACCAAAAATATCTCCCTTATTTACTTTTAAACTAACATCTTTTACTGCATGTAAGCCATTGGAATAAACTTTATTTACTTTTTCAAGTGTAATCATTTTTCCCCCGCTTTCTATAGTAGCTTCACTTAATTAAAAAATCCATACCTTAAAGAGTATGGATTGGTTTTTTATTTATAATAATTGACCTCTCCATCTCTCTGGAATTAGCACCACACAACAAAGTAGGTTGCTGAAACATCATCGGGCCAGTCCCTCAGTTTCTCTGGATGGTTATTTATTTTTAACAAAGTTTTCTATAAGTTGACACAAGTATATAATATTTTAGTAAATTTGTCAACAATATTTTTTTAAAATAAATTTAAAACTTATTTAGGTATCCTATATATCTCTATTTCTTCACCTAAAAATTTTTCTGCTGTAGGTTTAAAATGATATGTTTCACCTGTTACAAAAAATATTTTTTTACCTTTTGCTTTTTTATCATTTAAAAGATCTAAAGAACCTAGAGTTTGTTTTACTTTATCAACTATTTGCACCGCAGGATCTACAACTTTTAATTTTGTTCTATCTTCTATATCTTTTCTTATAAGTGGATAGTGAGTGCAACCTAAGACTAAAGTATCAACATTCTTAGGAATTTCTGCTAAATACTTATTAAGTAACTCTTCTCTGTTGTCAAAAGTATCCCAACCTGTTTCTATCATCATAGGAAATTCTACACAGGCGATTTCTTTAACATTTAATTCTGTATCTATCATTTTAGCTTTATTTTTGTAGCCATGAGATTCAGCTGTAAATTTAGTTGAAATTACTGCTATATTTTTAGTTTTAGTATTTTTTCTTGCAATTTTTATTCCAGCTTCAACTATACCAAGTATAGGTAAAGGAAATTTTTCTCTCAAATAATCTATTGCAGCTGTTGATGCTGTATTACAAGCAACAATAACTAGTTTACAATTATTTTTAACAAAAAAATCTAAAATTCTTTCAGTTAATTTTTGAATTTCATTTTTTGTTTTACCAGAACCATAAGGAAAATTTCCATTATCACCATAATAAATATAGTCTTCATTTGGTAATGCTTTCATCATTTCCTTAAGTACAGTTGTTCCTCCTAAACCTGAATCAAATATTCCTATTCTTTGTCTTTTGTCTGCCATTTTCTTCCTTCTTTTTTATTTTATCTTTAAAATACTTTTTTATCATATCACATTTTTTTTATAATATCAATTTTAAATAGAAAAAAGATAGATTTAAAAAATCTATCTTTTTCTATCTTTAATATTTTATTAATTTTTATCTGAAGTTAGCAACTATCCAAGAAGCAAATCCTTTTATAACCATTGCATTAACGAAGTCTATAAATAGAGATCCAACTATTGGTATAATAAAGAAAGCTTTTACAGAAGGCCCATTAGTTGCAGTAAATGTTTCCATATTAGCTATAGCATTTGGAGTAGCTCCTAATCCAAATCCACAGTGTCCAGTAGCAATAACTGCTGCATCATAGTCTCTTCCCATAATATTAAATGTTACAAAGTAAGCAAATAAAGCCATTACTATTGTTTGAACTATTAATATTATTGATAAAGGTCCTGCTAATTCTACAAGTTCCCATAATTTCATTGACATTAAAGCCATTGATAAGAATAGAGATAAAGAAATATTTCCAATTACTCCTATTTCATTAAATGGTAAAGGTTTTTGACTAGCATCGATTACATTTCTCATAATAGCTGCAACAACCATTCCCATTAAGTATGCTGGGAATTTAATTCCATATTTTTCTAAAATTATGTTGATAGTAGCACCAATTCCCATTGCTATTCCAACATATACAACTGCTGAGAATAAACTTTCTTCAGTCATTTCAGATTCATTATTTAATAAAGAACTATCAAAACCAGCTTTACCTTCAGTTGGTTTTAAATTATTTTTTATCATAAGTCTTCTAGCTATTGGTCCACCTATTAAACATCCTGAAATTAATCCATAAGTTGCTGATGCAACTGCAACAACTGTT from Fusobacterium pseudoperiodonticum carries:
- a CDS encoding methionine ABC transporter ATP-binding protein, with protein sequence MITLEKVNKVYSNGLHAVKDVSLKVNKGDIFGIIGLSGAGKSSLIRLINRLEEPTSGKIFINGENVLEFNKKQLLERRKKIGMIFQHFNLLSSRTVEENVAFALEIANWNKNEIKERVAMLLDIVGLSDKAKYYPSQLSGGQKQRVSIARALANNPDILLSDEATSALDPKTTKSILELIKKIQQKFSLTVVMITHQMEVVKEVCNRVAIMSDGRIVEEGGVHHIFADPKNEITKELISYVHQQTDTEIDYLHHRGKKIVKVKFLGTSTQEPIISKVIKEYGIDISVLGGTIDKLATMNIGHLYLELDGDLSAQDKAIELMGTMDVIVEVIYNGY
- the murI gene encoding glutamate racemase, which gives rise to MADKRQRIGIFDSGLGGTTVLKEMMKALPNEDYIYYGDNGNFPYGSGKTKNEIQKLTERILDFFVKNNCKLVIVACNTASTAAIDYLREKFPLPILGIVEAGIKIARKNTKTKNIAVISTKFTAESHGYKNKAKMIDTELNVKEIACVEFPMMIETGWDTFDNREELLNKYLAEIPKNVDTLVLGCTHYPLIRKDIEDRTKLKVVDPAVQIVDKVKQTLGSLDLLNDKKAKGKKIFFVTGETYHFKPTAEKFLGEEIEIYRIPK
- the gltS gene encoding sodium/glutamate symporter; this encodes MFEYQLNMAETVGFAIVLLLLGRWIKKKVNFFERFFIPAPVIGGTLFSIILLIGHQTESFTFTFNNDIKNLLMIAFFTTVGFSASLKILAKGGVGVALFLLAATILVVLQDIVGPVLAKALGIDPLLGLAAGSIPLTGGHGTSGAFGPYLEELGASGATVVAVASATYGLISGCLIGGPIARRLMIKNNLKPTEGKAGFDSSLLNNESEMTEESLFSAVVYVGIAMGIGATINIILEKYGIKFPAYLMGMVVAAIMRNVIDASQKPLPFNEIGVIGNISLSLFLSMALMSMKLWELVELAGPLSIILIVQTIVMALFAYFVTFNIMGRDYDAAVIATGHCGFGLGATPNAIANMETFTATNGPSVKAFFIIPIVGSLFIDFVNAMVIKGFASWIVANFR